A stretch of the Candidatus Microthrix subdominans genome encodes the following:
- a CDS encoding rRNA adenine N(6)-methyltransferase family protein has product MAYSAKDRRRRQLSQNLLTSSGVKKYLGALGTNTCDLLVEVGAGRGTLTAELANFADNVDAFELDPEFAKAASKATSQLPNVQVHLGDFLGSSVPATPFTLAGNLPFSRTNEIMRWALAARTLERAVVITQLEFAETGRRLWAMESATVQSWPTHDWRLVGKISRHDFRPVPKVDAGILELTATIPADRALGDESL; this is encoded by the coding sequence ATGGCATATTCCGCAAAAGACCGCAGGCGACGCCAACTGTCGCAGAATCTCCTGACCTCCTCTGGTGTGAAGAAGTATCTTGGCGCGCTAGGGACCAATACGTGCGACTTGCTCGTCGAGGTAGGAGCGGGCCGAGGCACCCTTACGGCCGAACTAGCGAATTTCGCAGACAATGTCGATGCCTTCGAACTGGATCCAGAGTTCGCCAAGGCCGCCTCTAAGGCAACCAGCCAATTGCCGAACGTTCAAGTGCATCTCGGTGACTTCCTGGGTTCGAGTGTCCCCGCTACCCCGTTCACCTTGGCCGGAAACCTTCCATTCTCCCGTACTAATGAAATCATGAGATGGGCACTGGCAGCCCGGACTCTCGAACGGGCGGTGGTCATTACACAACTAGAATTCGCGGAAACGGGCAGGCGACTATGGGCGATGGAGTCTGCGACGGTCCAAAGCTGGCCGACTCACGATTGGCGTCTCGTTGGTAAGATATCAAGGCACGACTTCCGACCGGTCCCGAAGGTAGACGCAGGCATCCTGGAGCTCACGGCGACCATCCCCGCTGATCGTGCACTCGGCGATGAATCATTATAA